The following proteins come from a genomic window of Kitasatospora sp. NBC_01246:
- a CDS encoding magnesium and cobalt transport protein CorA, with product MIVDCAHYRDGRRQHEGPMPLEEAAARCAQGGFVWLGLFEPAPEELATVREGFGLHELAVEDAQAHHLRPKAERYEDGTELIILRTARYDDDREEVDSGEISVFLAEHFVITVRQGIASELAGARNRLERSPELLRTGSASTLWAILDQVVDSYAPVVTELERDIEEIEATVFSGTVAPTERIYFLRREATDFYRVVHPLLAVLARRLQPGRSAPELLPYFRDVHDHLLLVNEEVAAQRDLLATVLEANIAVISVEQNRINLRQTATMERLTIVATVFLPLSFVVGFFGQNFGWLVDHIGSLTAFVALNVGGLLLPCLLLYIWLRRRRARPAPPVPGANSAVRHTPRAPMG from the coding sequence ATGATCGTCGACTGCGCGCACTACCGCGACGGACGCCGCCAGCACGAGGGCCCCATGCCGCTGGAGGAGGCGGCCGCGCGCTGCGCGCAGGGCGGGTTCGTCTGGCTGGGCCTGTTCGAACCGGCCCCCGAGGAGCTGGCCACCGTGCGCGAGGGCTTCGGACTGCACGAACTCGCCGTCGAGGACGCCCAGGCCCACCACCTGCGGCCCAAGGCCGAGCGCTACGAGGACGGCACCGAGCTGATCATCCTGCGCACCGCGCGCTACGACGACGACCGCGAGGAGGTCGACTCCGGCGAGATCAGCGTCTTCCTCGCCGAGCACTTCGTGATCACCGTCCGCCAGGGCATCGCCAGCGAGCTGGCCGGCGCCCGCAACCGGCTCGAACGCAGCCCCGAACTGCTGCGGACCGGCAGCGCCTCGACCCTGTGGGCGATCCTCGACCAGGTGGTCGACAGCTACGCGCCCGTCGTCACCGAACTCGAACGCGACATCGAGGAGATCGAGGCCACGGTGTTCTCGGGCACGGTCGCCCCGACCGAACGGATCTACTTCCTGCGCCGCGAGGCCACCGACTTCTACCGGGTCGTCCACCCCCTGCTCGCCGTGCTCGCCCGGCGGCTCCAGCCCGGCCGGTCGGCGCCCGAACTGCTGCCGTACTTCCGGGACGTGCACGACCACCTGCTGCTGGTCAACGAGGAGGTCGCCGCCCAGCGCGACCTGCTGGCCACCGTCCTGGAGGCGAACATCGCGGTGATCTCCGTCGAGCAGAACCGGATCAACCTCCGGCAGACCGCCACCATGGAGCGGCTCACCATCGTCGCGACCGTCTTCCTCCCGCTGTCCTTCGTGGTCGGCTTCTTCGGCCAGAACTTCGGCTGGCTGGTCGACCACATCGGCAGCCTCACCGCGTTCGTCGCGCTCAACGTCGGCGGCCTGCTGCTGCCGTGCCTGCTGCTGTACATCTGGCTGCGCCGGCGGCGCGCCCGCCCGGCACCCCCGGTCCCGGGGGCGAACAGCGCCGTCCGGCACACCCCGAGAGCCCCGATGGGGTAG
- a CDS encoding Lrp/AsnC family transcriptional regulator — MPNIPPPRRAPVDDVDRAILRVLSEHARLPNNALAEAVGIAPSTCLARVRALQERGIIRGFRADVDPAAIGLPLQAMISVRLRAHTREQNESFRGTAPDLPGVLAVFHMAGSDDYLLHVGVAGPEGLRDFVVDHLTTHPAVAQTRTNLIFEQIAGRRYLGDPLPSTG, encoded by the coding sequence ATGCCGAACATTCCACCGCCCCGCAGAGCGCCCGTCGACGACGTGGACCGGGCCATCCTGCGCGTCCTCTCCGAGCACGCCCGGCTGCCCAACAACGCGCTCGCCGAGGCGGTGGGCATCGCCCCCTCCACCTGTCTGGCCAGGGTCCGCGCCCTCCAGGAGCGCGGGATCATCCGGGGCTTCCGGGCCGACGTCGACCCCGCCGCGATCGGCCTGCCGCTGCAGGCGATGATCTCCGTCCGGCTGCGCGCCCACACCCGGGAGCAGAACGAGAGCTTCCGCGGCACCGCCCCCGACCTGCCCGGCGTCCTGGCGGTGTTCCACATGGCGGGGTCCGACGACTACCTGCTGCACGTCGGCGTCGCCGGGCCCGAGGGCCTGCGCGACTTCGTGGTGGACCACCTCACCACCCACCCGGCGGTGGCGCAGACCCGGACCAACCTGATCTTCGAGCAGATAGCCGGCCGCCGCTACCTCGGCGACCCGCTCCCGTCGACCGGCTGA
- a CDS encoding histidine decarboxylase — MSPTATFAAATAVDPGAELDGRDFVLPTGGLDDDRRLRALDTVDEYLTRKRRHLVGYQATQDMQGCALDLARFMPNNINNLGDPFQSGGYKPNTKVVERAVLDYYAALWNAERPHDPADPESYWGYMLSMGSTEGNMYALWNARDYLSGKALIQPPTAPFDALRYVQAAPDRDNPNAHRPVAFYSEDTHYSFAKAVRVLGVETFHAVGLEKYADRCPLVDPATGRREWPTEVPSRPGPSGLSWDGPGEIDVDALAVLVEFFAANGHPVFVNLNLGSTFKGAHDDVRQVCERLLPIFERYGLVERQVVYGTDPRTGEPLVDLRRGFWIHVDGALGAGYAPFLRLANQDPAYGWTPDVELPEYDFGLRLPTREHGELDMVSSIAMSGHKWPGAPWPCGIYMTKVKYQISPPSQPEYIGAPDTTFAGSRNGFSPLVIWDHLSRHSYQDQVDRIRRAQELAGYLERRLRGIERETGVELWPARTPGAVTVRFRKPSPELVAKWSLSSQDVLMVPGDETTRRSYVHVFVMPSVDRAKLDALLADLARDPVVLGSAG; from the coding sequence ATGAGCCCGACCGCCACCTTCGCCGCCGCGACCGCCGTCGACCCGGGGGCGGAGCTGGACGGCCGCGACTTCGTGCTCCCCACCGGCGGGCTGGACGACGACCGGCGCCTGCGCGCCCTGGACACCGTGGACGAGTACCTGACCCGCAAGCGCCGGCACCTGGTGGGCTACCAGGCCACCCAGGACATGCAGGGCTGCGCACTGGACCTGGCCCGGTTCATGCCGAACAACATCAACAACCTCGGCGACCCGTTCCAGAGCGGCGGCTACAAGCCGAACACCAAGGTGGTCGAGCGCGCGGTGCTCGACTACTACGCGGCCCTGTGGAACGCCGAGCGGCCGCACGACCCCGCCGACCCCGAGTCCTACTGGGGCTACATGCTCTCGATGGGCTCGACCGAGGGCAACATGTACGCGCTCTGGAACGCCCGGGACTACCTGAGCGGCAAGGCGCTGATCCAGCCGCCGACGGCCCCGTTCGACGCCCTTCGGTACGTGCAGGCCGCGCCCGACCGGGACAACCCGAACGCGCACCGGCCGGTGGCCTTCTACTCCGAGGACACCCACTACTCCTTCGCCAAGGCGGTGCGGGTGCTGGGTGTCGAGACCTTCCACGCCGTGGGCCTGGAGAAGTACGCGGACCGGTGCCCGCTGGTCGACCCCGCCACGGGGCGCCGCGAGTGGCCCACCGAGGTGCCCTCCCGCCCCGGCCCCTCGGGCCTCTCCTGGGACGGCCCGGGCGAGATCGACGTCGACGCCCTCGCGGTGCTGGTCGAGTTCTTCGCCGCGAACGGGCACCCGGTCTTCGTGAACCTCAACCTCGGCAGCACCTTCAAGGGCGCCCACGACGACGTCCGGCAGGTCTGCGAGCGGCTGCTGCCGATCTTCGAGCGGTACGGCCTGGTCGAGCGCCAGGTGGTCTACGGCACGGACCCGCGGACCGGGGAGCCGCTGGTCGACCTGCGCCGGGGCTTCTGGATCCACGTGGACGGCGCGCTCGGCGCCGGCTACGCGCCATTCCTGCGGCTGGCCAACCAGGACCCGGCGTACGGCTGGACCCCCGACGTCGAGCTGCCCGAGTACGACTTCGGCCTGAGGCTGCCCACCCGGGAGCACGGCGAGCTGGACATGGTCTCCTCGATCGCGATGAGCGGCCACAAGTGGCCCGGCGCGCCCTGGCCCTGCGGCATCTACATGACGAAGGTCAAGTACCAGATCTCGCCGCCGTCCCAGCCGGAGTACATCGGCGCGCCGGACACCACCTTCGCGGGCTCCCGCAACGGCTTCTCCCCGCTGGTCATCTGGGACCACCTGTCCCGGCACTCCTACCAGGACCAGGTGGACCGGATACGCCGGGCCCAGGAGCTGGCCGGGTACCTGGAGCGGCGGCTGCGGGGGATCGAGCGGGAGACGGGCGTCGAACTCTGGCCGGCCCGCACCCCGGGCGCGGTCACCGTGCGGTTCCGCAAGCCGAGCCCCGAGCTGGTGGCGAAGTGGTCGCTGTCCTCCCAGGACGTGCTGATGGTCCCGGGCGACGAGACCACCCGCCGCAGCTACGTGCACGTCTTCGTGATGCCCTCGGTCGACCGGGCGAAGCTGGACGCCCTGCTGGCCGACCTCGCCCGGGACCCGGTCGTGCTCGGGTCGGCCGGGTGA
- a CDS encoding TetR/AcrR family transcriptional regulator, with amino-acid sequence MEAAARVIARRGVRGLRVEELASEAGVSTALIYYHFKDRAGILRATLEFINGRAGRYTTERAPDAPPLDARGELEQTLLLELQDTPEVRENSTAWGELRASAVFDPDLREDLARATLVWVQEVADLLGKVRPMNGAAALASSAERLTALVEGLSVRWLSGSLPGEHARELMAGAIDIELERLRR; translated from the coding sequence ATGGAAGCGGCCGCGCGGGTCATCGCCCGGCGCGGTGTCCGCGGGCTGCGGGTGGAGGAGCTGGCGTCCGAAGCCGGCGTCTCCACCGCGCTGATCTACTACCACTTCAAGGACCGCGCGGGGATCCTCCGGGCGACGTTGGAGTTCATCAACGGCCGGGCCGGTCGCTACACGACCGAGCGCGCTCCGGACGCCCCGCCGCTGGACGCCCGGGGCGAGCTGGAGCAGACCCTGCTGCTGGAGCTCCAGGACACTCCCGAGGTGCGGGAGAACAGCACGGCCTGGGGCGAGCTGCGGGCGAGCGCGGTGTTCGACCCGGACCTGCGGGAGGACCTGGCCCGCGCGACGCTGGTGTGGGTGCAGGAGGTCGCCGACCTGCTGGGCAAGGTGCGGCCGATGAACGGGGCCGCCGCGCTGGCGAGTTCCGCCGAGCGGCTGACCGCGCTCGTGGAGGGGCTCAGCGTCCGGTGGCTCAGCGGCAGCCTGCCGGGGGAGCACGCGCGTGAGCTGATGGCCGGTGCGATCGACATCGAGCTGGAGCGGCTGCGCCGCTAG
- a CDS encoding agmatine deiminase family protein yields the protein MAPGTTARPPTAGPPVTRWALAEAFFGREVVQLDVDRLVAGVGGIHCSTMQGPLP from the coding sequence GTGGCGCCGGGTACGACGGCCCGACCGCCCACGGCAGGGCCACCGGTCACCCGTTGGGCACTCGCCGAGGCGTTCTTCGGGCGCGAGGTCGTCCAGCTCGACGTCGACCGCCTGGTGGCCGGGGTCGGCGGCATCCACTGCTCCACGATGCAGGGGCCGCTCCCGTAG
- a CDS encoding MFS transporter: protein MPDTALPTPPAPAPPTPAGAPPRPRARTGGWPAVLAVTAGVFSLVTTEILPIGLLTPIGASFRISDGTAGLMMTLPGLVAAVAAPVVTVTTRRADRRTMLCGLLALLALADLLNALAPAYWAVLAARVALGLVIGAFWSIGSGLAPRLVAPERQARANTVFFTAVPLGSVIGVPAGVLLGSLAGWRTAFAAMAALTVLVLLALLVSLPPLPPGAGTGLGLLRGLLAGRGTRSGLAVTFLIVLAHFGSYTYVSPFLAEVTHAGPGLVTGLLLGYGAAGLLGNVLAGDRAARAPGAALAGAAALLAGATLLLPVLGGSGPGAAVVLVLWGVAYGAVPVCSLTWFLAAAPQAPEAAGVVFTSSFQATLSIGALAGGTVVDHGSTTAVMLLGGGTALLAAATAWACRGRIHPTASGAPNGR, encoded by the coding sequence GTGCCCGACACCGCTCTCCCCACCCCGCCCGCACCCGCCCCGCCCACACCCGCCGGCGCCCCGCCCCGCCCCCGCGCCAGGACCGGCGGCTGGCCCGCCGTCCTGGCCGTGACGGCCGGCGTCTTCTCCCTCGTCACCACCGAGATCCTGCCGATCGGCCTGCTCACCCCGATCGGCGCCTCCTTCCGGATCTCCGACGGCACGGCCGGACTGATGATGACGCTGCCCGGCCTGGTCGCCGCGGTGGCCGCGCCGGTGGTCACCGTCACCACCCGGCGCGCCGACCGCCGCACCATGCTCTGCGGCCTGCTGGCGCTGCTGGCGCTCGCCGACCTGCTCAACGCGCTCGCCCCCGCCTACTGGGCGGTGCTGGCGGCCCGGGTCGCGCTCGGCCTGGTGATCGGCGCCTTCTGGTCGATCGGGTCGGGGCTCGCCCCGCGCCTCGTCGCACCGGAGCGGCAGGCCCGGGCGAACACCGTGTTCTTCACCGCCGTGCCGCTCGGCTCGGTCATCGGCGTGCCGGCCGGGGTCCTGCTGGGCTCACTGGCCGGCTGGCGCACCGCCTTCGCCGCGATGGCCGCGCTGACCGTACTGGTGCTCCTCGCACTCCTGGTCTCGCTGCCGCCGCTCCCGCCGGGGGCCGGCACGGGTCTCGGCCTGCTGCGCGGGCTGCTCGCCGGGCGGGGCACCCGCAGCGGCCTGGCGGTGACCTTCCTGATCGTGCTGGCCCACTTCGGCAGCTACACCTACGTCTCGCCGTTCCTGGCGGAGGTCACCCACGCGGGGCCGGGGCTGGTCACCGGGCTCCTGCTCGGTTACGGCGCGGCCGGGCTGCTCGGCAACGTCCTCGCCGGTGACCGGGCGGCCCGGGCCCCCGGAGCGGCGCTGGCCGGCGCCGCCGCCCTGCTCGCCGGCGCGACCCTGCTGCTGCCGGTCCTGGGCGGCTCCGGTCCGGGCGCCGCCGTCGTCCTGGTGCTCTGGGGGGTGGCGTACGGCGCCGTCCCGGTCTGCTCGCTGACCTGGTTCCTCGCCGCGGCGCCGCAGGCACCGGAGGCGGCCGGGGTGGTGTTCACCTCGTCCTTCCAGGCGACCCTGTCGATCGGCGCCCTGGCGGGCGGCACCGTGGTGGACCACGGGTCGACCACCGCCGTGATGCTGCTGGGCGGCGGCACCGCGCTCCTCGCGGCGGCCACCGCCTGGGCCTGCCGCGGCCGGATCCACCCCACCGCCTCGGGGGCTCCGAACGGCCGGTAG
- a CDS encoding MarR family winged helix-turn-helix transcriptional regulator, producing the protein MTADVTDTPDTALGDEFSTLLVGIQRLVRRRLREGLTEPRLRGAQVELLRLVADSPGLRVSDAAAELCLAGNSVSTLVNQLVALGLLRREVDPADRRAALLHVTDEAVERLAAWRARRSALVGEVVAGLSAEERTALDAALPALRGVAVGLRARPETRPETTKPEKPEKPATKGRVRR; encoded by the coding sequence ATGACCGCGGATGTCACGGACACCCCCGACACCGCCCTGGGCGACGAGTTCTCCACCCTCCTCGTCGGGATCCAGCGCCTGGTCCGACGACGGCTGCGGGAGGGCCTGACCGAGCCCCGGCTGCGCGGCGCGCAGGTCGAACTGCTGCGCCTGGTGGCCGACTCGCCGGGCCTGCGGGTCTCGGACGCGGCCGCGGAGCTCTGCCTGGCCGGCAACTCGGTCTCCACCCTGGTCAACCAACTGGTCGCGCTGGGCCTGCTGCGCCGCGAGGTGGACCCGGCCGACCGCCGGGCCGCCCTGCTCCACGTCACCGACGAGGCGGTCGAACGGCTCGCGGCCTGGCGGGCCCGGCGGTCGGCGCTGGTCGGCGAGGTGGTGGCGGGGCTGTCCGCCGAGGAGCGGACGGCGCTGGACGCCGCGCTGCCCGCGCTGCGCGGCGTCGCGGTGGGTCTGCGCGCCCGACCGGAGACGAGGCCGGAGACGACGAAGCCGGAGAAGCCGGAGAAGCCGGCGACGAAGGGGAGGGTGCGGCGATGA
- a CDS encoding ATP-binding cassette domain-containing protein, whose translation MTSGEDEAVVCRGLEYSFHRGRGKDGATKAVDGVDLTVRTGEVFGLLGPNGAGKTTTIRAITTLLPTAAGMVRVFGHDAARQRTQVRRLLGYVPQQLSADAGLTGRENVALFARVFDVPRSERSERVAQALAAVDLTEAADRMAGTFSGGMVRRLELAQALVSAPRLLVLDEPTIGLDPIARAGVWERVDAIRRATGMTVLVTTHYMDEADRHCDRIALMDRGRIRALGTPGELKDRVREQDPRQSEPSLDDVFRHFSGRGLGRGEATEGDFSDVRRTRRTAGRVG comes from the coding sequence ATGACGTCGGGCGAGGACGAGGCGGTGGTCTGCCGCGGCCTGGAGTACTCCTTCCATCGCGGCCGGGGGAAGGACGGTGCCACCAAGGCGGTCGACGGGGTCGACCTGACGGTCCGCACCGGCGAGGTGTTCGGCCTGCTCGGCCCCAACGGCGCCGGCAAGACCACCACGATCCGGGCGATCACCACCCTGCTCCCGACGGCCGCCGGCATGGTCCGGGTCTTCGGCCACGACGCGGCCCGGCAGCGGACGCAGGTGCGCCGGCTGCTGGGCTACGTCCCGCAGCAGCTGTCCGCCGACGCGGGGCTGACCGGTCGCGAGAACGTCGCCCTGTTCGCCCGGGTCTTCGACGTGCCGAGGTCCGAGCGGTCCGAGCGGGTCGCCCAGGCGCTGGCCGCCGTCGACCTCACCGAGGCCGCCGACCGGATGGCCGGCACCTTCTCCGGAGGCATGGTGCGCCGGCTCGAACTCGCCCAGGCCCTGGTCAGTGCCCCGCGCCTGCTCGTCCTGGACGAGCCGACGATCGGCCTGGACCCGATCGCCCGGGCCGGCGTCTGGGAGCGCGTCGACGCGATCCGCCGGGCCACCGGGATGACCGTCCTGGTGACCACCCACTACATGGACGAGGCCGACCGGCACTGCGACCGGATCGCGCTGATGGACCGCGGCCGGATCCGCGCGCTCGGCACCCCGGGAGAGCTCAAGGACCGGGTCCGGGAACAGGACCCGCGGCAGTCCGAGCCCAGTCTGGACGACGTGTTCCGCCACTTCTCGGGCCGCGGCCTGGGCCGTGGCGAGGCCACGGAAGGAGACTTCAGCGATGTCCGCCGAACCCGTCGCACGGCCGGCCGTGTCGGCTGA
- a CDS encoding ABC transporter permease, translated as MSAEPVARPAVSAEPAGPAPATDLPDLALLLVPPRARTGWRVVPARVAAMCVVELQKLRHDRTELYTRAVQPALWLLIFGETFTRLKAIPTGGIPYLDFLAPGIIAQSAMFIAIFYGIMIIWERDSGVLTKLLVTPTPRAALVTGKAFAAGVKAVLQAAVVVVLAAALGVAMTWNPLRLLGVVVAVVLGSAFFSCLSMAIAGLVLTRDRLMGIGQAITMPLFFASNALYPVDLMPGWLQAVSRANPLSYQVDALRGLLIGTPAHLPLDFAVLTLASGLGIAAASGLLGRLAR; from the coding sequence ATGTCCGCCGAACCCGTCGCACGGCCGGCCGTGTCGGCTGAACCCGCCGGCCCCGCCCCGGCCACCGACCTGCCCGACCTCGCTCTGCTGCTGGTCCCGCCGCGTGCCCGCACCGGGTGGCGGGTGGTGCCGGCCCGGGTGGCCGCGATGTGCGTGGTCGAACTGCAGAAGCTGCGCCACGACCGGACCGAGCTGTACACCCGGGCGGTCCAGCCGGCGCTCTGGCTGCTGATCTTCGGCGAGACCTTCACCCGGCTGAAGGCGATCCCGACCGGCGGGATCCCGTACCTGGACTTCCTGGCGCCCGGGATCATCGCCCAGTCGGCGATGTTCATCGCGATCTTCTACGGCATCATGATCATCTGGGAGCGGGACTCCGGCGTGCTCACCAAGCTGCTGGTCACCCCGACCCCGCGGGCCGCGCTGGTCACCGGGAAGGCCTTCGCCGCCGGGGTCAAGGCGGTGCTGCAGGCCGCGGTGGTGGTGGTGCTCGCGGCGGCGCTCGGGGTCGCGATGACCTGGAACCCGCTGCGGCTGCTCGGCGTCGTGGTCGCGGTGGTGCTCGGGTCGGCCTTCTTCTCGTGCCTGTCGATGGCCATCGCCGGCCTCGTGCTCACCCGGGACCGGCTGATGGGCATCGGCCAGGCGATCACCATGCCGCTGTTCTTCGCCTCGAACGCGCTCTACCCGGTGGACCTGATGCCCGGCTGGCTGCAGGCGGTCAGCCGGGCCAACCCGCTCAGCTACCAGGTCGACGCGCTGCGGGGGCTCCTCATCGGCACCCCCGCGCACCTTCCGCTGGACTTCGCGGTGCTGACGCTGGCCTCGGGGCTCGGCATCGCGGCGGCCTCCGGGCTGCTGGGGCGGCTCGCGCGGTAG
- a CDS encoding transglycosylase family protein, which produces MTLRNETTAATTTATKRRNRVRTALMAGALTALPVAGLVTANTASAAPANVWDKVAACEATGNWAINSGNGFYGGLQFTSSTWAAFGGTTYAPQAHQATKAQQIAIGEKVLAAQGPGAWPVCSVKAGLTK; this is translated from the coding sequence ATGACCCTCCGTAACGAGACCACCGCCGCCACCACCACCGCCACCAAGCGCCGCAACCGCGTCCGCACGGCACTCATGGCCGGCGCCCTCACCGCCCTGCCCGTGGCCGGCCTCGTCACGGCCAACACCGCCTCCGCCGCCCCCGCCAACGTCTGGGACAAGGTCGCCGCCTGCGAAGCCACCGGCAACTGGGCCATCAACTCCGGCAACGGCTTCTACGGCGGCCTCCAGTTCACCTCCAGCACCTGGGCAGCCTTCGGCGGCACCACCTACGCCCCCCAGGCCCACCAGGCCACCAAGGCCCAGCAGATCGCCATCGGCGAGAAGGTCCTCGCCGCCCAGGGCCCCGGCGCCTGGCCCGTCTGCTCCGTCAAGGCCGGCCTCACCAAGTAA
- a CDS encoding DUF6585 family protein, whose product MTGQDGLADGRSELLTLIDEAAVRNRLGDRVAVYPGTRSQASSLGCAVTGAVVFGGLALVLSLTEAAALAVIPLGLLLLVPLGIWKERSTTAKNQGVRLDLHERGLTAVVKGRVHAVRYESTSVLQNTVRHTGVGGYTSYEYTLTDVDGAEVVLRGRADGSGEVAEKGGFSNPREWGPALQQAVTRAQLPGAVAALDSGGRLEFGRLWLTVDAVGSARESAQWQEIQEIKVFDGFVKLRVAGRWRALTHAAVSTIPNFFVFLALAEHLRRSAGRPAG is encoded by the coding sequence ATGACCGGGCAGGACGGCCTCGCGGACGGCCGGAGCGAGCTTCTGACGCTGATCGACGAGGCGGCGGTCCGCAACCGGCTGGGTGACCGGGTGGCGGTCTACCCGGGCACCCGGTCGCAGGCGAGTTCGCTCGGCTGCGCGGTGACCGGGGCGGTGGTCTTCGGGGGGCTGGCGCTGGTGCTCTCGCTCACCGAGGCGGCGGCGCTGGCGGTCATCCCGCTCGGACTGCTGCTGCTGGTCCCGCTGGGCATCTGGAAGGAACGGTCCACGACGGCGAAGAACCAGGGCGTCCGGCTCGACCTCCACGAGCGCGGTCTCACCGCCGTGGTGAAGGGCCGAGTCCACGCCGTCCGCTACGAGAGCACGTCCGTCCTCCAGAACACCGTCCGGCACACCGGCGTCGGCGGCTACACGTCCTACGAGTACACGCTCACCGACGTGGACGGCGCGGAGGTCGTGCTGCGCGGCCGGGCGGACGGGTCGGGCGAGGTCGCCGAGAAGGGCGGATTCAGCAACCCGCGGGAGTGGGGGCCGGCGCTCCAGCAGGCCGTCACCCGGGCCCAGCTCCCCGGGGCGGTCGCCGCCCTGGACTCGGGCGGGCGACTGGAGTTCGGCCGGCTCTGGCTGACCGTGGACGCCGTCGGCTCGGCCCGCGAGTCCGCGCAGTGGCAGGAGATCCAGGAGATCAAGGTCTTCGACGGCTTCGTCAAGCTCAGGGTCGCCGGCCGGTGGCGGGCCCTGACCCACGCCGCCGTGAGCACGATCCCGAACTTCTTCGTCTTCCTCGCCCTCGCCGAACACCTGCGGCGCTCCGCCGGCCGGCCGGCGGGCTGA
- a CDS encoding alpha/beta hydrolase, translated as MTSFPPAWRRHARAAVVAAAMAVSALLVGAPAHAADPAPPTFTDGFGLTQVGAPDVHSDTDFTLTVTTGQLSGTHKIRILLPRGYAADPGRRWPVTYFLHGGAGTVDDVAAAPALHSDAMITVVPDGGLKGWYADWVMQNTVLGAANWQTFHTSQVVPFIDANLRTLGDRSHRAVVGLSMGGYGALRYAEFRPDLFGHVASLSGGIDLGMTEIRATVLATELNLPGAWCAVSTSGSGQCVGYGPYVDSDAIFGSPYPVFGADHVWNEVNPAAGANLAKLAATDVALYTGDRGPIDHFTAIATDTVRTRLNQLGIASRYVDYGDGSTLSPTCDGGHNYGCWAPALADYVPRLQAAFDRAG; from the coding sequence ATGACCTCCTTCCCGCCCGCCTGGCGCCGGCACGCCAGGGCGGCCGTCGTCGCCGCGGCGATGGCCGTGTCCGCGCTGCTCGTCGGTGCGCCCGCGCACGCGGCCGACCCGGCCCCGCCGACCTTCACCGACGGGTTCGGCCTGACCCAGGTCGGCGCCCCCGACGTGCACTCGGACACCGACTTCACGCTGACCGTGACCACCGGTCAGCTCTCCGGCACGCACAAGATCCGGATCCTCCTCCCCCGGGGCTACGCCGCCGACCCCGGCCGGCGCTGGCCGGTGACGTACTTCCTGCACGGCGGGGCCGGCACCGTGGACGACGTCGCGGCCGCGCCCGCCCTGCACTCCGACGCGATGATCACCGTCGTCCCGGACGGCGGCCTCAAGGGCTGGTACGCCGACTGGGTCATGCAGAACACCGTGCTCGGCGCGGCCAACTGGCAGACCTTCCACACCAGCCAGGTCGTCCCCTTCATCGACGCCAACCTGCGCACCCTCGGCGACCGGTCGCACCGGGCCGTCGTCGGCCTGTCGATGGGCGGCTACGGCGCGCTGCGCTACGCCGAGTTCCGGCCCGACCTGTTCGGCCACGTCGCCTCGCTGTCCGGCGGCATCGACCTCGGCATGACCGAGATCCGCGCCACGGTCCTGGCCACCGAACTCAACCTCCCGGGCGCGTGGTGCGCCGTGAGCACCTCCGGCAGCGGCCAGTGCGTCGGCTACGGGCCCTACGTCGACAGCGACGCGATCTTCGGCTCGCCCTACCCGGTCTTCGGCGCCGACCACGTCTGGAACGAGGTCAACCCGGCCGCGGGCGCCAACCTGGCCAAGCTGGCCGCCACCGACGTCGCCCTCTACACCGGCGACCGGGGGCCCATCGACCACTTCACGGCGATCGCCACCGACACCGTCCGGACCCGGCTGAACCAGCTCGGCATCGCCAGCCGCTACGTCGACTACGGCGACGGCTCGACCCTGTCGCCCACCTGCGACGGCGGCCACAACTACGGCTGCTGGGCGCCGGCGCTCGCCGACTACGTCCCCCGGCTCCAGGCCGCCTTCGACCGGGCGGGCTGA